In the Dioscorea cayenensis subsp. rotundata cultivar TDr96_F1 chromosome 12, TDr96_F1_v2_PseudoChromosome.rev07_lg8_w22 25.fasta, whole genome shotgun sequence genome, one interval contains:
- the LOC120273949 gene encoding protein GrpE: MAASALFSAASPSCAFSQARRCFPSPPPSFSLRLSSRCSLSSRFPVFGLKSSRKGGFLCFATVSTEQDVYDSADKEDAETDIPAEEGADDDVDTDTEEDMDSAVLSSLQLYKEALARDDQSKIAEIEAFLLSIEDEKNSLATKVDSLSQELATERDRILRISADFDNFRKRTEKERLSLMSNVQGDVIESLLPVLDNFERAKDQIKAETEGEEKINNSYQSIYKQFMEILTSLGVEAVQTVGHPFDPLLHEAIMREDSMEFEEGIILQEFRKGFKLGERLIRPSMVKVSAGPGPAKAEDQGDSGENEGEASQESTPEDGQEGGDSV; this comes from the exons ATGGCCGCCTCTGCTCTCTTCTCTGCCGCCAGCCCTTCTTGCGCCTTCTCCCAAGCCAGGCGATGCTTCCCTTCGCCTCcgccttctttttctcttcgtCTCTCTTCTAGATGTTCTCTGTCATCTAGGTTCCCGGTTTTCGGACTCAAATCTTCGAGGAAGGGTGGTTTTCTTTGTTTCGCCACTGTTTCCACGGAGCAGGATGTCTATGATTCTGCTGATAAG GAAGATGCAGAAACTGACATTCCTGCTGAGGAGGGTgcagatgatgatgttgataccGATACAGAAGAGGACATGGATTCGGCTGTATTGTCATCATTGCAATTATACAAAGAAGCTTTAGCACGTGATGACCAATCAAAAATAGCTGAAATAGAGGCCTTCCTTTTGTCCATTGAAGATGAGAAGAATTCCCTAGCAACCAAAGTGGACTCGTTGTCTCAAGAATTGGCAACAGAAAGGGACCGGATTCTCAGAATTAGCGCTGATTTTGATAACTTCAGGAAAAGGACTGAGAAAGAACGTCTTTCTCTGATGAGCAATGTGCAAGGAGATGTTATTGAAAGTTTATTGCCAGTTTTGGATAATTTTGAAAGAGCCAAAGACCAAATCAAGGCAGAGACTGAAGGGGAAGAGAAGATCAATAACAGTTACCAAAGCATTTACAAGCAGTtcatggagatccttacatCATTGGGTGTTGAAGCCGTGCAAACTGTTGGTCATCCATTTGATCCTTTG CTGCATGAGGCAATAATGCGTGAGGACTCAATGGAGTTTGAGGAAGGCATCATACTTCAGGAATTCCGTAAAGGGTTTAAGCTCGGGGAGAGGCTTATTCGGCCATCAATGGTGAAAGTATCAGCAGGACCAGGTCCCGCGAAAGCGGAAGATCAAGGTGATTCAGGTGAGAATGAAGGTGAAGCAAGTCAAGAAAGTACTCCGGAAGATGGTCAGGAAGGTGGTGATTCTGTGTAA